One genomic window of Phoenix dactylifera cultivar Barhee BC4 chromosome 6, palm_55x_up_171113_PBpolish2nd_filt_p, whole genome shotgun sequence includes the following:
- the LOC120111000 gene encoding probable arabinosyltransferase ARAD1 → MTERKMQPLSFVTKRFLFFVVSLSIFLLVFSCSTLLRSSSGYLIPESVLMLVLANKTSELSTQFRDHSYHHLELLPPPPPPPMKYRISVRRNSNSKKDARVSGEGKRKRCDSNQALLKVYMYDLPPEFHFGLLGWKGRKDQIWPEVRNRIPTYPGGLNLQHSVEYWLTLDLLSSNSPGVVRPCSAIRVMDSSHADAIFVPFFSSLSYNRHSKLHGKGKVGQNKLLQKKLVDYLMSREEWRRAGGKDHVIVAHHPNSMLEARRKLGSAMFLLADFGRYPVEIANLKKDVIAPYMHVVPSVGNDSAPFEDRPILAYFQGAILRKDGGMIRQKLYKLLKDEKDVHFAYGSVRENGIRHAGRGMASSRFCLNIAGDTPSSNRLFDAIVSQCVPVVISDDIELPFEDVLDYSEFCIFVRASDAVQKGFLLNLLRGIKRDEWTKMWERLKQIAHHFEYQYPSKQGDAVQMIWEALARKISYVHLELHKENRLHRAELMN, encoded by the exons ATGACGGAGAGGAAGATGCAGCCTTTGTCCTTTGTGACCAAGAGATTCCTCTTCTTTGTCGTCTCTCTGTCCATCTTCCTCTTGGTTTTCTCTTGCTCCACTCTTCTAAGGTCGAGCAGTGGGTACCTCATACCTGAATCAGTTCTTATGCTAGTGCTTGCCAATAAGACATCAGAGCTCAGCACCCAATTCAGGGATCATAGCTATCATCATCTTGAGTtattgcctcctcctcctcctcctcctatgaAATATCGAATCAGTGTTCGACGAAATTCCAATTCTAAGAAGGATGCGAGGGTCTCaggtgaaggaaaaaggaaacgaTGTGACTCGAATCAGGCTTTGCTCAAGGTTTATATGTACGACTTACCTCCTGAGTTTCATTTTGGACTGTTGGGTTGGAAGGGGAGAAAAGATCAGATATGGCCGGAAGTTCGTAATCGCATCCCGACCTACCCGGGTGGCTTAAATTTGCAGCACAGTGTAGAATACTGGCTTACATTGGATCTTCTCTCTTCAAATTCTCCGGGTGTCGTCAGGCCTTGCTCGGCAATTAGAGTGATGGATTCGAGCCATGCAGATGCGATCTTTGTGCCATTCTTCTCATCATTGAGCTACAACAGGCATTCTAAGCTCCATGGGAAGGGAAAGGTTGGTCAGAATAAGCTTTTGCAGAAGAAATTGGTGGACTACTTGATGAGCCGTGAGGAGTGGAGGAGAGCGGGTGGAAAGGATCATGTGATTGTAGCCCATCATCCGAACAGCATGTTGGAGGCTCGGAGGAAGCTTGGGTCGGCTATGTTTCTGCTCGCAGATTTTGGGAGATACCCGGTTGAGATTGCGAATCTCAAGAAGGATGTCATTGCTCCTTACATGCATGTAGTGCCTtcagttggcaatgattcagcCCCATTTGAAGACCGCCCTATATTGGCCTATTTCCAGGGAGCAATCCTCAGGAAGGAT GGTGGCATGATCCGCCAGAAACTCTACAAACTTTTAAAGGATGAGAAAGATGTCCACTTTGCCTACGGAAGTGTTCGGGAGAATGGAATCAGACATGCAGGTCGGGGAATGGCTTCATCAAGATTCTGTCTTAATATAGCAGGAGACACCCCTTCGTCGAATCGCCTCTTTGATGCAATTGTGAGTCAGTGTGTCCCCGTGGTTATAAGCGATGACATCGAGCTGCCTTTTGAGGATGTCCTAGACTATTCGGAGTTCTGCATCTTTGTACGGGCTTCAGATGCTGTCCAGAAAGGTTTTCTGTTGAATCTACTTAGGGGAATCAAACGAGATGAATGGACTAAAATGTGGGAAAGATTAAAGCAAATTGCACATCATTTTGAGTATCAGTATCCATCCAAGCAGGGAGATGCTGTTCAGATGATCTGGGAGGCACTTGCTCGCAAGATCTCATATGTTCATTTGGAACTTCACAAGGAGAACAGACTCCATCGAGCAGAGCTCATGAACTAA